One Hevea brasiliensis isolate MT/VB/25A 57/8 chromosome 5, ASM3005281v1, whole genome shotgun sequence genomic region harbors:
- the LOC110662668 gene encoding vacuolar protein-sorting-associated protein 37 homolog 1, which translates to MFKLWGSQEQQAQPRPQDAPSQSWYPPSVVSSNSSRPVTPSSSSSGSYGLQQHTDRPQSPSHVSPAEAAGIIALLKDKSVDELRKLLSDKDAYHQFLLSVDQVKIQNNIRDELRKETLQLARENLDKEPRIMELRNQCRIIRTTELAAAQEKLNELEKQREEILKSISPVSLLQRLQEGMNKTEEESETLHRQLLDREIEPAAFVQKYKKLRTTYHRRALIHLAARTSTG; encoded by the exons ATGTTCAAGTTGTG GGGTTCTCAGGAGCAACAAGCTCAGCCACGTCCACAAGATGCTCCTTCACAATCTTGGTACCCTCCATCTGTAGTGAGCTCTAATTCCTCCCGCCCTGTAACACCAAGTAGCAGCTCTTCTGGTAGCTATGGTTTGCAACAACATACAGATCGGCCACAGTCTCCTTCACACGTGTCACCTGCTGAAGCAGCTGGTATTATTGCTCTTTTGAAGGATAAAAG TGTTGATGAGCTTCGGAAGCTTTTGTCAGACAAGGATGCATACCATCAATTTTTACTTTCTGTTGATCAGGTTAAAATTCAAAACAAT ATAAGAGATGAGCTTCGCAAAGAAACTCTGCAGCTGGCAA GGGAGAACTTGGACAAGGAGCCACGCATAATGGAGCTAAGGAACCAG TGCAGAATAATACGGACAACTGAGTTGGCTGCTGCCCAGGAGAAATTAAATGAACTGGAAAAACAGAGAGAAGAGATTTTGAAGTCCATCTCCCCTGTATCCCTTCTCCAAAGGCTTCAag AAGGAATGAATAAGACAGAAGAGGAATCTGAAACCCTACACAGACAACTTCTTGACAGGGAGATTGAACCCGCAGCTTTTGTGCAGAAGTACAAAAAACTCCGCACAACCTACCACAGAAGAGCGCTTATCCATCTTGCAGCTAGAACATCAACTGGGTGA
- the LOC110662667 gene encoding uncharacterized protein LOC110662667 isoform X1, translating to MAARFPGISLSSSSSLITLIKKSTADNSAIYFIHGVSSLRWNSSSYSSSSKPDKKITDRLSAVIDAVNDRKLPPELRGQRNAVRSETDIINVVEQRIWHSMEEGQFENLPGKGKPLNLSTNPHSDPAEDTLYRILSKNGCAPEWVELNKEIRSKVSEWRVALKKAWTNKCSGDHSKWIEKTVTLKMQMGDINDKIFRYNLIVPFGRQMFGLKWEKELDRLKE from the exons ATGGCCGCTCGCTTCCCTGGAATATCGCTTTCGTCCTCATCATCGCTAATCACACTCATTAAAAAATCAACGGCTGATAATTCCGCTATCTACTTCATCCATGGCGTTTCCAGTCTCAGGTGGAATTCTTCTTCTTACTCCTCCTCGTCAAAGCCTGACAAGAAGATAACGGATCGTCTGTCCGCTGTTATAGACGCCGTCAACGACCGCAAGCTTCCTCCCGAACTCCGTGGCCAACGCAACGCTGTCAG GTCAGAAACTGATATTATAAATGTTGTTGAGCAAAGAATTTGGCATTCAATGGAAGAAGGTCAATTCGAGAACTTACCAGGGAAAGGCAAACCCCTTAACCTTAGCACTAATCCTCATTCTGATCCAGCTGAAGACACTTTATACAGAATCCTCTCAAAAAATGGATGTGCACCAGAGTGGGTTGAACTCAACAAAGAGATAAGGAGTAAAGTGTCTGAATGGCGGGTTGCCTTGAAGAAAGCATGGACAAATAAATGCAGTGGGGATCACTCCAAATGGATTGAGAAAACTGTGACTTTAAAAATGCAGATGGGTGATATAAATGATAAG ATTTTCCGTTACAACCTCATTGTACCTTTCGGCCGGCAGATGTTTGGATTGAAGTGGGAAAAGGAGCTGGATCGTTTAAAGGAATGA
- the LOC110662667 gene encoding uncharacterized protein LOC110662667 isoform X2, with translation MAARFPGISLSSSSSLITLIKKSTADNSAIYFIHGVSSLRWNSSSYSSSSKPDKKITDRLSAVIDAVNDRKLPPELRGQRNAVRSETDIINVVEQRIWHSMEEGQFENLPGKGKPLNLSTNPHSDPAEDTLYRILSKNGCAPEWVELNKEIRSKVSEWRVALKKAWTNKCSGDHSKWIEKTVTLKMQMGDINDKVSP, from the exons ATGGCCGCTCGCTTCCCTGGAATATCGCTTTCGTCCTCATCATCGCTAATCACACTCATTAAAAAATCAACGGCTGATAATTCCGCTATCTACTTCATCCATGGCGTTTCCAGTCTCAGGTGGAATTCTTCTTCTTACTCCTCCTCGTCAAAGCCTGACAAGAAGATAACGGATCGTCTGTCCGCTGTTATAGACGCCGTCAACGACCGCAAGCTTCCTCCCGAACTCCGTGGCCAACGCAACGCTGTCAG GTCAGAAACTGATATTATAAATGTTGTTGAGCAAAGAATTTGGCATTCAATGGAAGAAGGTCAATTCGAGAACTTACCAGGGAAAGGCAAACCCCTTAACCTTAGCACTAATCCTCATTCTGATCCAGCTGAAGACACTTTATACAGAATCCTCTCAAAAAATGGATGTGCACCAGAGTGGGTTGAACTCAACAAAGAGATAAGGAGTAAAGTGTCTGAATGGCGGGTTGCCTTGAAGAAAGCATGGACAAATAAATGCAGTGGGGATCACTCCAAATGGATTGAGAAAACTGTGACTTTAAAAATGCAGATGGGTGATATAAATGATAAGGTAAGCCCTTAG
- the LOC110662666 gene encoding DEAD-box ATP-dependent RNA helicase 38 has protein sequence MADATGPSAAPATSAETEKKTSVGIVEPESKPQTAEIKRWGDMVDDEEQPGDTASSSDDKVVEELKVDKLAIDDSKKINKFLDDPEDSSIQAVTSGDTPYTSAATFEDLNLSPELLKGLYVEMKFQKPSKIQAISLPMILTPPYKDLIAQAHNGSGKTTCFVLGMLSRINPNVKRPQALCICPTRELSIQNLEVLQKMGKYTGISSECAVPMDSGNNDRSRSRPPIFAQVVIGTPGTIKRLMSQKKLSIIDMQVLVFDEADHMLAKDGFQDDSLRIMKDIERLNAQCQVLLFSATFDETVKNFVSRIVRKDYNQLFVKKEELSLDSVKQYKVYCPNEVTKITAIKDRILELGESLGQTIIFVNTKRSAGMLHKALVDLGYEVTTIHGALTHEDRDKIVKEFKDGLTQVLISTDVLARGFDQQQVNLVINYDLPVKYETPSEPHYEVYLHRIGRAGRFGRKGAVFNFVMTDRDMMIMEKIDKYFGTKVKEVPSWNSEEDFKAALKEAGLL, from the exons ATGGCGGATGCTACGGGACCCAGTGCAGCTCCTGCCACGAGTGCGGAGACGGAGAAGAAAACATCCGTCGGGATTGTAGAGCCTGAAAGCAAGCCACAGACGGCGGAAATAAAGCGATGGGGTGATATGGTAGACGATGAGGAGCAACCTGGCGACACTGCCTCCTCATCTGATGATAAAGTCGTCGAGGAACTAAAAGTGGATAAATTAGCTATTGACGATAGCAAAAAAATCAACAAATTCCTCGATGACCCCGAAGATTCCAGCATCCAAGCT GTTACATCTGGTGATACCCCATATACATCAGCTGCTACATTTGAAGATTTGAACCTGTCACCAGAGCTGTTGAAGGGATTGTATGTGGAAATGAAATTCCAGAAACCTAGCAAAATTCAAGCTATAAGTCTTCCAATGATCTTGACTCCTCCATACAAAGATTTGATAGCTCAGGCACATAATGGTTCTGGTAAGACCACTTGTTTCGTGCTTGGCATGTTGAGTCGCATCAATCCAAATGTGAAAAGACCTCAGGCACTTTGTATTTGTCCTACAAGAGAGTTGTCTATTCAG AATTTGGAAGTTCTTCAAAAAATGGGAAAGTACACTGGAATCAGTTCAGAATGTGCTGTGCCAATGGACAGTGGAAACAATGATAGATCTAGAAGCAGGCCACCAATATTTGCACAAGTAGTTATTGGCACCCCTGGTACGATAAAGAGACTGATGTCTCAGAAGAAATTAAGCATTATTGATATGCAAGTTCTTGTTTTTGATGAGGCTGATCACATGCTGGCCAAG GATGGATTTCAAGATGATTCCTTGAGGATAATGAAGGATATTGAAAGACTCAATGCTCAGTGCCAG GTTCTTCTGTTTTCTGCTACATTTGATGAGACTGTCAAGAATTTTGTATCAAGGATTGTGAGGAAAGATTACAATCAACTCTTTGTGAAGAAAGAAGAACTATCATTAGATTCTGTAAAGCAGTACAAGGTATACTGTCCTAATGAGGTGACCAAAATTACAGCTATTAAAGACAGAATCCTTGAACTAGGGGAGAGCCTGGGACAGACAATTATATTTGTGAACACAAAACGAAGTGCAGGTATGTTGCATAAGGCACTTGTTGACCTAGGTTATGAAGTGACCACCATACATGGTGCACTCACTCATGAAGACCGAGACAAGATAGTCAAAGAGTTCAAAGATGGTTTGACTCAAGTTCTGATATCAACTGACGTTCTTGCCCGTGGCTTTGATCAACAGCAG GTTAATTTGGTTATCAATTATGATCTTCCAGTGAAGTATGAGACTCCATCAGAGCCTCATTATGAGGTGTACTTGCATAGGATTGGTAGAGCAGGACGTTTTGGTCGCAAAG GAGCTGTCTTCAACTTTGTGATGACTGATAGGGACATGATGATAATGGAAAAAATTGATAAGTACTTTGGCACCAAAGTAAAAGAG GTCCCATCCTGGAACAGTGAGGAGGATTTTAAGGCTGCTCTGAAAGAAGCTGGGCTGCTGTAA
- the LOC110662665 gene encoding UDP-glycosyltransferase 73C1 isoform X1 yields MASKSHQLHFILFPYMAQGHMIPMVDIARLLAQHGMIITIVTTPLNSKRFASTLARAVESGLEIHLLEVPFPSEKAGLPKECENIDMLPSLGLGLEFASATNLLQETVERLLKDLKPRPNCIISDMCLPYTSRIASKFQIPRIVFNGFGCFSMMCLHRLYKSQILESITSKSEYFEVPGLPDHILVTKEQLPEAMHQSVQIFNKQVIAAEIVTYGIIFNSFEELEPAYVQEFKKARGDKVWCVGPVSLCNKHNLDKLQRGDKASVDEYECLKWLNSQKPGSVLYVCFGSLCNLITSQLIEIGLALEASNIPFIWVLRGGGKSTQIEKINGRGLLIRGWAPQVAILSHAAVGGFLTHCGWNSTLEGICAGKPMITWPLFADQFLNERLVVDVSKIGVKAGTEVTVPWGEEEKIGVLVKKKDVNRAIERLMDGGEESEERRKRAKELSRMAKGAIEPEGSSYVNMEMLIQDIMQQIGLDK; encoded by the exons atggcttccaaatcCCACCAACTCCATTTTATCCTGTTTCCTTATATGGCTCAAGGCCACATGATTCCTATGGTTGACATAGCCAGATTGTTAGCTCAGCATGGCATGATTATTACTATAGTTACCACGCCACTTAATTCAAAGCGTTTCGCATCAACTCTTGCTCGTGCTGTTGAATCTGGGCTCGAAATTCACCTTCTTGAAGTCCCATTTCCATCTGAAAAAGCAGGATTGCCAAAAGAGTGTGAGAATATTGATATGCTTCCTTCACTGGGCTTAGGCCTTGAGTTCGCCTCTGCAACCAACTTGCTACAAGAAACGGTAGAACGATTGCTTAAAGATCTAAAACCAAGGCCTAATTGCATAATCTCTGACATGTGCTTACCTTACACGAGTCGGATTGCTAGCAAGTTTCAGATTCCAAGGATTGTTTTCAATGGATTTGGTTGCTTTAGTATGATGTGCTTGCACAGATTATACAAATCCCAGATTCTCGAAAGCATAACCTCTAAATCGGAATACTTCGAGGTGCCTGGTTTGCCTGATCATATTCTAGTAACCAAAGAACAGCTGCCAGAAGCCATGCATCAAAGTGTGCAAATATTCAACAAGCAAGTGATAGCCGCTGAAATCGTGACTTACGggattatttttaattcttttgaaGAGTTGGAGCCAGCTTATGTCCAAGAATTCAAAAAGGCAAGAGGGGATAAGGTCTGGTGTGTTGGTCCAGTTTCGCTATGCAACAAACACAACTTGGATAAGCTCCAAAGAGGCGATAAGGCCTCAGTTGATGAATATGAATGCTTGAAGTGGCTTAATTCACAAAAGCCAGGATCTGTATTATATGTTTGTTTTGGTAGCCTTTGTAATCTAATAACCTCACAGTTGATAGAGATTGGCTTAGCATTAGAAGCATCAAACATACCATTCATTTGGGTGTTAAGGGGAGGAGGGAAATCAACACAAATAGAAAA GATTAACGGAAGAGGCCTCTTAATTCGAGGTTGGGCTCCCCAAGTAGCTATATTGTCGCATGCAGCTGTTGGAGGATTCTTAACACATTGTGGATGGAATTCAACTCTAGAAGGAATATGTGCAGGCAAGCCAATGATTACATGGCCATTATTTGCAGACCAGTTCTTAAATGAGAGGCTAGTTGTGGATGTGTCAAAGATTGGTGTAAAGGCTGGGACAGAGGTTACTGTGCCATGGGGGGAAGAAGAGAAGATTGGAGTGTTAGTTAAAAAGAAAGATGTTAATAGGGCTATAGAAAGGTTAATGGATGGAGGAGAGGAAagtgaagaaagaagaaaaagagccAAAGAGCTTAGCAGGATGGCAAAGGGAGCAATAGAACCTGAGGGCTCTTCCTATGTTAACATGGAAATGCTAATACAAGACATCATGCAGCAAATAGGATTGGATAAATAG
- the LOC110662665 gene encoding UDP-glycosyltransferase 73C1 isoform X2, producing MASKSHQLHFILFPYMAQGHMIPMVDIARLLAQHGMIITIVTTPLNSKRFASTLARAVESGLEIHLLEVPFPSEKAGLPKECENIDMLPSLGLGLEFASATNLLQETVERLLKDLKPRPNCIISDMCLPYTSRIASKFQIPRIVFNGFGCFSMMCLHRLYKSQILESITSKSEYFEVPGLPDHILVTKEQLPEAMHQSVQIFNKQVIAAEIVTYGIIFNSFEELEPAYVQEFKKARGDKVWCVGPVSLCNKHNLDKLQRGDKASVDEYECLKWLNSQKPGSVLYVCFGSLCNLITSQLIEIGLALEASNIPFIWVLRGGGKSTQIEKWIVEDGFEERINGRGLLIRGWAPQVAILSHAAVGGFLTHCGWNSTLEGICAGKPMITWPLFADQFLNERLVVDVSKIGVKAGTEVTVPWGEEEKIGVLVKKKDVNRAIERLMDGGEESEERRKRAKELSRMAKGAIEPEGSSYVNMEMLIQDIMQQIGLDK from the coding sequence atggcttccaaatcCCACCAACTCCATTTTATCCTGTTTCCTTATATGGCTCAAGGCCACATGATTCCTATGGTTGACATAGCCAGATTGTTAGCTCAGCATGGCATGATTATTACTATAGTTACCACGCCACTTAATTCAAAGCGTTTCGCATCAACTCTTGCTCGTGCTGTTGAATCTGGGCTCGAAATTCACCTTCTTGAAGTCCCATTTCCATCTGAAAAAGCAGGATTGCCAAAAGAGTGTGAGAATATTGATATGCTTCCTTCACTGGGCTTAGGCCTTGAGTTCGCCTCTGCAACCAACTTGCTACAAGAAACGGTAGAACGATTGCTTAAAGATCTAAAACCAAGGCCTAATTGCATAATCTCTGACATGTGCTTACCTTACACGAGTCGGATTGCTAGCAAGTTTCAGATTCCAAGGATTGTTTTCAATGGATTTGGTTGCTTTAGTATGATGTGCTTGCACAGATTATACAAATCCCAGATTCTCGAAAGCATAACCTCTAAATCGGAATACTTCGAGGTGCCTGGTTTGCCTGATCATATTCTAGTAACCAAAGAACAGCTGCCAGAAGCCATGCATCAAAGTGTGCAAATATTCAACAAGCAAGTGATAGCCGCTGAAATCGTGACTTACGggattatttttaattcttttgaaGAGTTGGAGCCAGCTTATGTCCAAGAATTCAAAAAGGCAAGAGGGGATAAGGTCTGGTGTGTTGGTCCAGTTTCGCTATGCAACAAACACAACTTGGATAAGCTCCAAAGAGGCGATAAGGCCTCAGTTGATGAATATGAATGCTTGAAGTGGCTTAATTCACAAAAGCCAGGATCTGTATTATATGTTTGTTTTGGTAGCCTTTGTAATCTAATAACCTCACAGTTGATAGAGATTGGCTTAGCATTAGAAGCATCAAACATACCATTCATTTGGGTGTTAAGGGGAGGAGGGAAATCAACACAAATAGAAAAGTGGATTGTAGAAGATGGTTTTGAAGAAAGGATTAACGGAAGAGGCCTCTTAATTCGAGGTTGGGCTCCCCAAGTAGCTATATTGTCGCATGCAGCTGTTGGAGGATTCTTAACACATTGTGGATGGAATTCAACTCTAGAAGGAATATGTGCAGGCAAGCCAATGATTACATGGCCATTATTTGCAGACCAGTTCTTAAATGAGAGGCTAGTTGTGGATGTGTCAAAGATTGGTGTAAAGGCTGGGACAGAGGTTACTGTGCCATGGGGGGAAGAAGAGAAGATTGGAGTGTTAGTTAAAAAGAAAGATGTTAATAGGGCTATAGAAAGGTTAATGGATGGAGGAGAGGAAagtgaagaaagaagaaaaagagccAAAGAGCTTAGCAGGATGGCAAAGGGAGCAATAGAACCTGAGGGCTCTTCCTATGTTAACATGGAAATGCTAATACAAGACATCATGCAGCAAATAGGATTGGATAAATAG